DNA sequence from the Glycine soja cultivar W05 chromosome 18, ASM419377v2, whole genome shotgun sequence genome:
ATGATGCTGGTCGATCAGCCAATGAAGTACGGAGATTGGGAGGAGCTTCAGAAGAGAAGCCGGGAATATTAGTTTGCCATGCCCTTATCTTTGGTGACGCAGAGTTTCCACGAGTTGTCTTCACTGGGGAAGTTCCCCTAACTCCTGATGAGACTACAGAACCACTGGAGCCAGTGCTCATCCTCCGGGGAGTATAGGTGGACTTAGAAGTAGGTGCCACGGACTTACTTGGAGGTGGAGATGGTCTTCTGGTTGGAGTGGCAAACCTCACACTTGGGGTTGGACTGGAATTTGGCACCGACAAAGGCCTTCCCCTTGATTGCAATGTATTAGTTCCTGATCGAGGGGATGGACTTAAACGATTTGGACTTGCACTGCCCCTACTGCTTCGGTAATTTTTATCCATCTGAAACAGGAGGGCATCCAACATATGATGAATGATAAGTATAAGCACAACATTAtttgagatgaaagaaaaagaaattcagagggattttttccctaaaaataTAACTACAGAAAAACATAACTATGTAAATGCATTCAAAAGCTAACCGTAGAAGATCTCGATATTGAAATGGGTTTACTCTGAGGCCTTCCTCTGCTTCCAAAACTGGTCAGCGGTGGCTCATCATCTAACGAAGGAAATAGTGGTGTGTCTGGGGGTGTTAATAACCTTTAAAATGAATGATACAGACATGGCATCAGTGACGAGTAGAAATGACTTGATGCACATCAAAGTCTCAAGCTTTGTGATCAAGAAACATGAATTATTATCCAACCACATTGAAGCATTATCAACATGAAATAAAGATAATTGCAAAGTTAGAATCAGAATTATATAATCTGAACACAACACACACAATGCAATTTAACAGAGCAAAGTTAAAACATATGGAATATGACCTACCAGTCATAATCATTCTTGTCACCATCATTAAGCAACTCACTGGTTTCTCCTCGACCAGGAATGGAGATTCCAAGGTTGACATCAGAAATATGTCTCAACTTTGTAGCTGTATAATAATAGCCCagacaaaaggtaaaaaaaatgcatgaatatTACCCAAATGCAGCAACCAAAAATGGAAACATTCTCTTGATAGGATGCAAGTAAAGAAAATTACTGAATGAGTCCTCCAAGTCATCTGACGACTGAAGCAAAAAACTATCTTTCTCTCTGGATTGCATTTCATTGAACAAAGCAAGATCATCGCCCTTCTCCCGGAAAAGCAATCCACTTTCAAGACTGCGCCCCCGCTTGTGACCATCACCTCTTGGCTCTCTCCCAGGAGAGTATCTCAATGCCGGGGAAGGCGGCATCTCCACTATCCACTATCAAATGCAGTCTCAGACAAGTGTCACCCCAAGCTCTCCTCCACACAAGCCAAAACAGAAAACCTTCTACACCCCAACGAGCAACCCATAACTAAGCTCAACACTACAACAAATTTAAGCACCAAGcatcaatttcataaaaaaaaaaaaaaagaagcttctaTTGCCCATTTGCTATCTTCTCTTGGTTCATTAGATTTGTTTAATAGCTTCCCCAAATACCCAATACGCATTGCCATCACACTGACTCAATACGAATGAAAGCAAATTCGGCATATTGAAAAAGTGAGTCGTGGCAACAACTGTACCATTAAAAATGCAATGCCTCCTCAGCATTCAATTCATGTGTGCAGCAAATATCCAAAACCAAATTGAccccaaaaccctaaaacaattGGCAGTTACAGATCCCAATTGTGGGGTTGAGAGTTTAAAAGGAACCTAATTGAAACCCGAAATTCAAGTCTGGGACCCACCAAGCCGCCATTGAAATTGAAAGCAAGATAGTAAAATTGAGCGCTGGAAAAAGTAGTAGTAGCAGTTGGGCTTGACTTACCAAATTCCCAAGTCAAAATTGCTTCAAAGAGAGTGCGGAATGTGGAAGAGTGCGCTTAAGATCCCAAGTTCGAAGATAAAACAGAGCTTAAATGCCAATTACAATGCGACGAATGTTGTATCAGACACTCGGATCTATAGCATTCATGGCTATGTCCGAGCGACCAAAGTACAGATCGAAAACTAGAGTGATCCAACGGTTACAACAAAcgcaacaaataaaaataaataaattctgtTCTACTAttattctctctctcctctcataTTCTTTTCCTCTACCTATTAAACAACACTCACAATTATAGAGTAGAAAGAATAATACCCAAAACCTTTGTTGTCCTTGGATTTTGCTGCTTCCCTCAACAGCAAGCATCCAAGTTctttctctacccctttttccttttctttttagttttcttcaatctttttaatatagcaaaaatacttccCATATATAAAGAGtatatttaaaatacattattttatgcttttttctaataaaaaattatcatatattatttttattatcaacatGAACTACCACTTAAGGAGGATCCATgtaaaaatctataaaaaaaaagttatttttcttttgttaacttttataataattatagttgtaataaaatattacaaaatgaaTTGACATTAGACAATGCACAACCACAACGATGACATATGGCAATTCTGATGGTAAGCATATGCAATGACTTCCAAAGTCTAGTCAGTTAATGTAAAAGGAGGGAAAGATAAATATTGATAATTGGGTCTGTTTAAATATCTAATATCTTGATTTTTTACGGAAGAATTCGTTAAACATTTTGGGATCACGAAAATCATACCTTGAAGCTGAAATGTCATGTCAAGGCGTGAAAGTGAGAAGATATGATATTTGTTAAGAATGACAGtttattaatgaaattttactGACGATAATTTGTCTCGTGGGATCTTTATAATATATGGTTCAAATCAATTATCTTAAAAactatacataatattttttattaattgatgatataaatgttgttgtgtttacaatatgaaatttaatctctaattttaaacaattgtCAATATTATATCATCATTTGATGTTATCTTCCGTGGCAAAACTTAGGACAAAAATACTCATACATGAAAGTTTATTTCATGATGgttgttaattatatttaacagaATCCAAACATTGACATCTGTAACAGATATATTATTGTAAACAACAACTAAAACATTAAGGATCGAATATCAACTCAGTCCAGTTTTATTAAGCCAACATTCACTAACTTGGTAGTAATAACTATTAAACAATACAACTATAAAAGAGGAcacgtaaaacaaaaaaaatagagacataCTATAATAATATGAAGACATGATGTAGCAATATAACATTACTGAATTTATCATACTATGTTTTgactaaaaatagaataatagccaatgaaaatataatatttatgacaCAAAAAATTtctgtattttattttgaacCGTATTATATGAAATGGAAGCTAAAACAAACTAAACTCGCCAGTCGAGTAGAATATTGTTTCACAGTTTATTTGCTTATTCTTAGAAATATGATTCTTAGGAATATAGTGCAAGCATGTTATTTttggatattaaaaaaaagtatgatatATCTGACAAtggttattttatattatctcacaataaacataaaaaaaattctaatcctATGTTTTTGggaataaataaacaatttatgAAACAAACGCGGTCATATAGTTAACCATATAGTTAACGCTATATCTACTGTGTACTTATAAATACTCTCTTTCCAATTTAAAAAGGCACTTATTGTGTGTGTATGTTATGTGGTAATAATACTTCGTTGAAAGCTtagttgtatttattttatcctAACGATATActatctaaattaaaatttaaaacactaaAAAATTTAACCGAACAAATCGCAATTTTACTGAATTGTATGAAATTAAAGTAAGTGAGAAATGTATTAATTGTTTGTTTCAAAAATAtcttcatcatcttttgtttgtTGCTTTGTGCTCTGCCGTCAGTACTCAATAGTGACGTGCAGAAAGAATCATTCCCGTTTGTAGATAGATTATTAGCCTTTAAGTACAGTAGATGAAAGGTATTCTTCATACACTTATTGGTGCACTACGTGATCTTTCATTATTTGTTAGCTGACAATGggtaacaatttttttgttaaagtatGGTTAAGAGTAGTGTCTGAAAGGGAAGAATTGGATAAAGTGCATGTAAAGTTGGCCTAATAGgattatcaagcaattttcaaaACCATCATTGAGTATATCTCTTCCTTTCCTTCTatgattagtttttataaagtggcactttttttgcttaaattttaCAGCATTGCCACTGATTTATCCAGGTAGATGTCTTTtcgttttcttcatttttgatTGCCAGAATAAATtgaaacttttttatattaaaaaaaaactttcatagactggtatttttttttggggggggggggggggggggggggctggACCCTCCCATTGTATAGTGGCAGCACACAAGCAATAAGATTTGGAATTGATTGCGATGAAGTTCTGGGACAAATTATTGAATTTCACACCAAATTCAATAAATGTTACATTGACAGATTTTGGCACGTTCAAAACCCCAATATCTGAAAAGGAAGGGGGGAAAATATTGCGTTGTTAACGTTaatgaattaataaataaataaaacactaaaaattatacgaaaatgtattaaaatttgtagtgaaaatatactaataatagtaatttcactcgctgtaaaaaaaaaaaaaaaaaaaaaaaaaaaaaaaaaaaaacttcagccACGGAAAAAAAGAGATCCAACTAGCAAAACATGtaatacaataattaataaatgagcCAAATGACTTTGATTCGCCAATCTAGACTAAAAACTTCACCAACCAAGCATCGAACTATCACAGTCAGTGGCATCATTTTGGTGAGTTTGtcaaagaaacaagtgataTGTCCTAATTAGTTAATTTGGAGTTAAAGATTCTTTCTAACAAAATAATACtgtattattttatatggtGCCTAAATGGGTGCTAAACGAGAAAGCCAACAAATAACAAACttggagaggaaaggaataaGAAGTGGATAGAATTTTGAGGGACAACGTGGgataaagttaagataacaacATAGTTATCATTAACCAACAGTATATAGCTAGTGATGAACCCCTAGCTCCCTAAGGCGAAGATTATCCAATTATGTCGCTTTAATTGGTAGGTGTGATGTAGGAAACTTGAAAGGCTACATGCTAATGATTCAAGTGCTCTCTCGTCAATAGTATGATATTATGTTTGGTTCTAATTCTTAACACGTTAtccaaaataatttcaaatttggtCATTCGTAAGACAAATgaataatcaagtttttttaaGTACAAACGAATATTCAAGTTaattcctttatttattttttaaagtcgTTGAGCCAATTAACCACATTAGTCATCgaattattacaaatttaatcaaGTTAATTCCCTTTTAGGTATTATGTTTAGTAAAAATAACTTGTAAGGCAGCTGAAAAGCTGTTAGTTGAAAGTTTAACTAGTTAGTTGAAAGTTTAACTAGTTAGTTGAAAGTTTATGagtaaaaactaattgaaaagttaaaaatttataatcgagcttatttaattaaaaatatttgataaaattaagtgataaattaggtcaatgaattttaaatgacataaaataatatatttaatatttgaatttatttttaataacttatcCTTTTATTAAGTATGacaataattttatgttatagAAGAATAATAAAGATTTGGTTTTACTTGAACAAAAGGAATTATATATAAATGGGTACAAAATATGTTACATCTAGccaaaactatatataaaatgtGTGCAAATTAGGGTGTACGTGGacgaaaaaaattaagtttaaatggAGGTAATTATACAGGGGGCAAAACCCATCAAAATGCAATTTGTAAATATTCCTTTATGATGAGACAATGCAATATGCTTGATTAATCATGAGTGATTTAGTCTTGACATCTTTTTTATCTTAGCTACTActtaaaatcataataatataagattttattatatttatattagtgAAAATTACCTATGCAAAATTTTGAGTCCATTAACTATTTTTAGCATGTGTTTTGGATGAATATTTACACGTTTAATTGTAAATTATCTCAATtagctaaaatttatttttataagatgaagtgattaaaatttatgaactttcattttaaaagtaagTTTGTAATGAATTGTATTGTGAAATTATCAACTTAAtacaaaaattactttaaaattatctcttcttaacattaattttagGATTAAAATCTCATTAGAGACTCGATAGAATTACAAAACTAAATGTTCATTATATGTTTGGAATGGAGGAAAAAAACACAgataatgaattaatgatgtttttatttttgaggtctgatatgttttcttttattttattgaataaaaaatagaaaaagggaaaaatactttttaaaataaaaataagattcttttattctattctttctttaatttgaatttcatttttttctactctcccttattttctttccacctctcaaattaacattaataaaaatatgtaaactcACTCTTGAGATGCATAACTATGTTTTAGATGTAAAAGACATCAAATCAAGTATATGTTTCAAccctttttttatatgaaatatatCTTTCAACCTTCGTGATACTATTTTGCGCGGTGATTCCTAGCTAAGACCAGCTGATAAAGTTCAATATGATTAAACCTTTTAACTAATATATACACCTTGGTGGTTGTTTGTGGAAAATATTTAGTACAAAAAAAACGACGTGGGAAGAATTTTGAGATAAATGCTCGTTGATGTTGACATAACATATGTAGATGAAAAATTGACTTTTATCGCTTGGTTGCATCATAGATCTTCCAAAACAAATGTATTTGTCAATTTGTCATCATTCCCCTTTTCATATACATTTGTAacatcagtaaaaaaaatatgcattttttatttttatgtaaaagcTGTGTTAGAAACCAGAGGAACATATGTTAATTACATCAGCTAAGACAAAAATATACATTCTTAGCAATGtgtttctcataaaaaaaaggaCAATTGTTATAGTTGATGCTTTGCTGAGTAAACTACGCCATTTGACTTGGGATAAACAAAACCCCGATTTCTTTCTAATGTattcttcatttatttgtttttatttttgtgctcCATACAATTGTTTTCTTCTGTAAATTTATTCctttatttaaaattgtgtAATGCATAATTGcatatagtttttttcttttaaaaaaaaattactctgaAACATATAGGAAGTGTATCCTTCATATTTCAGGAAAGTTATTAAAAGGGgccaaatttcaaattaatgtgGTGAGACATATgatgaaatcataaaaaaattacacaattttttttttgtctaaagttgttgtgaaaaaataaatgatttttatttttttttaaattttaatgtgaGATTTACGGCTTCaaagtcttttaattttttgtaaaatatttattataagtcGTAAATTAATTTACGACTTCaacatcataatttttaatgaatttaaattagttttaatttatatttttatttaatattttctatataattttttatttaatatttttgtatattattttatttaatatattttctatatttttatattatttcatttaatattttctatacttTTTACGAAGGTtgatgattattatttatttataaattataaaattaatgtaaaaaaaaacttaaatttaaataaaaataataataattagagtGACCGAaggatataattataataattgttcATTCAAGAAGTTAACGgttaatattattctttttcaattttatgtttatatttaatttgtattgtttattttatattaatgtattgtgttgtttttattttaataaataatttcattattaaaatatttttttattaatattaaaataattttatcaaataaaattaattaataatactatACGAAATTATTAATGTACTTAATGATAGCtgtaaaaattaactaaaattatttttaaaaatatttaatattatttaataaattataagttaatattatttgttaatattaataacaaaaatatttaaaacattgattaaaaatattgaaaaaagctagaaactaaaaattaaaaaataattatttaaaaattacaatatttttttaaaaaattaaaagactttGAAGTCGTAAATGAATTGATGActtcacattaaaaaaattaaaaaatcaaaagtcatttacttttttatgacattagtgaaaaactaaaaacaaaaatcgtGCATTTTTTTACGACTTCGTCATTAGAAGTCATCTGGTACCCCACAACTTACTCctatttggatattaattttaaatttgtcctCATTTGGTAAATTATAGAAAAGttattccttttttataactttcCTTCATATTCCATTGAATCAAACTCAATGGTTAAAAACATTAGACATTTTAACTTCTACCTGTTAGTACATTAAAGACCAAAAAAACTATGTACCACCTGATCATTTTTGTGTCAAACCCAATGATCAAGTCCAATATCTTTATTTGTTGAATCAAGTATGAATGAAATTGACTCACCATATAAAGTGATATATGTTATGGTTGTCAACATCTTATCTTTGTGGTATACAAAGATAAAATATGATTACATCATCATGTTTAAGCTAAAAATTAGTTTCCAAGTCACTTAGTAACATGGAATGTAAATTGGTCAATGGCGtgtagaataaaaaattaaaattggaaaTGACAAATTTGAAGGAGAGcagcagaaaagaaaaatggaaaaaagccattgattaaaaaaatattttatctaatgGTAGTAAATAGCTTTCCCATTATGGGAGATTTGAAACACTTCTCTACACTAGAATCCGTCATTTTTAAGCTAAAAATATGGTTTTAGGTGTCATCCTAAATTCACTCAATATCATAGAATGTGAATTGGCCAATGATAAGGAAGGCAAAATAGATTGATAGgatgaattttaatttggatCAAGATGGACCACCAGctaaaaacaatatattaatccattaaaaatttatttgaaaaatcctattagtaaaaattaatttaagccaTTCATTAACAAAATTTTCACGGATATCCATCCAGGGCAAATTTTAGGCCGGCCTCAGTCAGGCCTTTTCTTAATTGGCATCGGTTAAGGAAATTTTTAACTAACATATACTATGTAAGTTTCTTAATGATGCCAATAGAGGTTGTTTTTGCCCAAAAATTACCCCAATTGACGTTGACCAAAAGATAATCTTCTAGTTGAGGTTGGCTAAGAAACAACCGAAGTGTTGTTAGTCAAAAATTCTATTGACCAatgtaaaacaagaaaaattattacatagtTCGATTGAGGTTgtccaaaaaattatttcagttGATATCAGCAGAATAACACTCCAAACTTATGTCAGTCAAAAACTATCCTTGTCaacattgataaaaaattatcttgatCGATATCGACTAAAAAATTTAAGGTTGatgtagataaaaaataatcttaaccgatgttaaaaacacaattaaatttcatcaaaagaatctcaattaatattaattaaaaacaacattcaCTGAGGTCAATCAAAATATACCTTAATCAACATTGACAAAAAAACTATTCTGACCCatgttggcaaaaaaaaaaaaaattgtcaactaaggacaatttaaaaataatcgcAATGGATGTTGGGCGAGAAAACCTCAACCAACACCAGCTTAAGCTGAGGTCGACTAAAGCAACCTAGCTGTGGTTAGTTAAAAAGGGCTAGCTCTGATTAGTGTGTGAGCTATTGGTACGCACGCTAATGTTGGGAGTTATACGAGCTCGAACGTGGTTGCGATATTCAGAGCCCCTTCTTCAACCATGGAAGGTAGGGTTCTCCTCTTTGTCCGCCATTGACGGCCGTAAACACCACCTTCTGAATCTGCAGGAGATCGAGACGGTTCTGACCGACGTTAAAGCTGACGACGTTAAGGTGATACCAGTTCCCAAGCACTGCGATTGGGCTGATTTCATGGTACTCGCCACTGGCAGGTCCACCTGGCACGTCAAGAACATCGCTCAAGCCCTAATTTACAAGGTAAGGCAccttccttccttcttttctttcaaactaaaaaatacttttcatttaatttttctttcaacttttattcatatttatatttttctgtaAATAACCAGGCTAAGCAGAAACAGAGAGGAGTTGAACGAATGATGCTACCGAGTGTGGAAGGTCAAGCAGGAGGAAAGTGGATCGTCATTGACTCTGGTTACTATCTTATGcttttataactttattttttttgttttgttgaatttaGAAATTCCACTAAGTGCAACTCTAAGGAAGCAAAATTATAGTAACGAGAATTGCTTGTAATTGATACAATATCATTCCTTAGCATCTTGACTGAGGTTGATAAAATGTGGTATGATGTTATCAATAATACCTCTCACCAGAGAGCTACTCATGCAGTTTAAGTGAAGGCTCTTATTCTTTCCTAATTAATTACACATGCTACGTTTGACTACTGACTAGTTAGTTAGTAACATAACTACTATTACCATGTTAATTAGGTTGTTGACTCTGTAACATAACTCGAGCATAGCATTGTGTATACTTGTATTTAAGCAAATGCTACTTTGTGATACAAGATATTCATTCAATCAATAAGATACTGAGTTTATTCTTGATACGGTGTTAGTTTCCACCTTGTGCTATCTCGTATTTTCTTTCCCACTGtattgcttttattttattttatttttatcgttTTCTATCTGGTTTCTTCCATGAAATCCATGGCTTCCGACCTCGTTCTTGAGCTTCAGAATCCTTACTCCCTGCATCTAAAAACAAATCTTGCACTCATTCTCATTTTGTCACTGTTGAATGGAGCAATTTGCCATTCTTGGGTGCATGTGTCATGCTCGTGGGTCATGACTCTTATTTAAGAATAAACTGAAGTGTGTCTGTTACAACTACTCCAACATTGTTGTTTAACCCTTTGTACCCACCATGGGGGTGTTGCAATATAGCAAATCTTTCATGGATCACTTACATGTTCATTCCTTCTATTGCTCAGAGCATCTCGTGGCTTCGGGGAAAAGAATctctttattatttgattttaggTTTTAGTAGTTCTTTTCCCTGTCATTTTCTAGCTAAAGAGTAGTTTTTCTATCAATCTGTTCTTTTTAGATGATGTCTGATATTCTAGATTAGTggtcatttcttattttttgtcataaaaatttcaaatgaattGATTTATAGTTCTAACATGACTTTTCCTTATTGATTCATTTCTTTATGTTTAGGTAAAGTGATAGTTCATGCACTCGATGAAAAGGCTAGAGCTTACTACAATTTAGAGGGTCTTTGGACCCCTGGGGGAATTcaaaatgaacatgatgaggTAAGTACGAGGCTAGCTTATATTGGTCTCACTTGTAAGAAAGTTAGATTTAGTTCTGGTATATAAGTTTAATATTTAGTCCTAGATATTTGAAGTTTGCTGAATAATTTTGGAAGCTACTATTTTACATTTGAATTTAGTAAGTTTTGTTCTATTCCTTTATCAATAGGAAATTAGTATAAATCGTCAGAGCTGCATTCATAAATTTAGGctttaatacattttaatcCATCTACTATGACCaatttattatgatattttgtAAGATGTGAGATTTGGGTTATAAAGAGGGGGAGGGGggaatttagattttttttttttggggtaaattatgatattttgattGGTAGAGCAAAGAGGGTTTAAAACGGTTTAATAAGGTttagtttatgaaaaaattgaataaagaaAGAGATTAGACGAGTTGGGATTTATATTATGATCTCTATACCAAATCATAAACTTTCATTCACTACTTGGATTTATATCATGACATCCCTATACCGAATCTTCCAATGATGGTGCCAGCTACTGGGCAAgcctttaaatttattatgcCTTGTGGTTGTGGCCAATTCTTGAGCCAGTTGTGTCAATAGTGGTTCAAAATGATGTGAGAGTGGCTGCCAACTGGAAGTTCTGCTTGGTGGAGGTCTCAGGGCAGGCATTTG
Encoded proteins:
- the LOC114394937 gene encoding protein Iojap-related, mitochondrial-like isoform X2 — its product is MLGVIRARTWLRYSEPLLQPWKEIETVLTDVKADDVKVIPVPKHCDWADFMVLATGRSTWHVKNIAQALIYKAKQKQRGVERMMLPSVEGQAGGKWIVIDSGKVIVHALDEKARAYYNLEGLWTPGGIQNEHDEDLQKALVKVRRKNNSKKPAQKNA
- the LOC114394937 gene encoding protein Iojap-related, mitochondrial-like isoform X1: MLGVIRARTWLRYSEPLLQPWKVGFSSLSAIDGRKHHLLNLQEIETVLTDVKADDVKVIPVPKHCDWADFMVLATGRSTWHVKNIAQALIYKAKQKQRGVERMMLPSVEGQAGGKWIVIDSGKVIVHALDEKARAYYNLEGLWTPGGIQNEHDEDLQKALVKVRRKNNSKKPAQKNA